In one Rutidosis leptorrhynchoides isolate AG116_Rl617_1_P2 chromosome 8, CSIRO_AGI_Rlap_v1, whole genome shotgun sequence genomic region, the following are encoded:
- the LOC139863237 gene encoding receptor-like protein Cf-9 homolog → MSNSKFVYFVFIFLSFACSTVSSYVNSSLTTTHKYKCSSQQSRALLFFKDNLFSINISIEEPPYYTPCKDWLGSAGYYPIMMNWSASTDCCDWNGVTCDHSTGDIIGLDLSCGMLKGSIYPNTSLFNLPHLQKLNLAFNNFYKSQVPRDIGRFSKSLTHLNISQSRFDGEVPAEITLLHKLVSLDLSARYFFNSLSMEPRVFIDMLLNSTSLENLMLSRINISLTLPNYLNISSSLKLLNLKGTRLQGKLPYYIFNLRSMEVLDLSSNDLVADLINISSSMKTLDLNNCSLIGSFINSQLNPTHLTYLDLSNNKLNGTLPTCLFTLRYLKTLYLYNNMLSGYVPFESFALPSLKTLDISSNNFSSSRELDKLLASLANLEYLDLSYSGLTIMAGNATRYVNPKLKHLHLVSCKINVFPTSLRSMINLESLDLSDNEINGDIPIWAGEIGADNQLLRLNLSHNSITGLPQFLWHGLYELDLQSNKIHGPLPPSICNMSSLDLLDLSMNDFSGVIPQCFGNFSSYLTVMNIANNNIHGTIPNTFRFRDCGLRGLILKGNQLQGELPTSLSYCYYLKLLDLENNHLNGTFPNWLEDLSYLQVLNLKSNNFHGRIATTLAVEFPFENLQVLDLSHNRFVGQIPAIFFENLNAMKNMTKMGTKLEYLEINGKYYSISVPMKGMERHLPQIYVEYTIICLSYNKFEGKIPNIIGSLNSLIVLDLSHNNLTGPIPEDLGKLSQIESLDLSWNQLKGEIPRSLVGLTFLAFLNISHNNLVGRIPTGKQFNTLEWNSFGGNPNLCGLPLPKKCNDNPQEPHLEGDEDDEENGFTWKVVMLGYGCGTVFGLVMGYLMLSTRRPKWFSAIADEGERMILTWRKKRRYITYIGR, encoded by the exons ATGAGTAATTCAAAATTTGTATACTTTGTATTCATTTTCTTAAGTTTTGCTTGTTCCACTGTTTCATCATATGTAAATTCCAGCCTAACTACTACTCATAAATATAAATGCTCTTCTCAACAATCGCGAGCTTTGCTGTTCTTTAAAGACAACCTTTTCTCGATCAATAtctcaattgaagaacctccataTTATACCCCATGTAAAGATTGGCTAGGTTCTGCAGGATACTATCCAATAATGATGAACTGGAGCGCAAGTACAGATTGTTGTGACTGGAATGGAGTCACTTGTGACCACTCCACCGGCGACATTATCGGTCTGGATCTAAGTTGTGGTATGCTAAAAGGTAGCATCTATCCTAATACTTCCCTCTTCAATCTTCCTCACCTCCAAAAACTCAACCTCGCTTTTAACAATTTCTATAAGTCCCAAGTTCCACGTGATATTGGGAGGTTTTCAAAAAGTCTCACACATCTCAACATCTCTCAAAGTAGATTTGATGGCGAGGTCCCAGCAGAAATCACACTTCTTCATAAGTTGGTGTCTCTTGATCTCTCTGCGAGGTACTTTTTCAATTCTTTAAGCATGGAACCACGTGTTTTCATCGACATGCTTCTAAATTCTACTTCTTTAGAAAATCTTATGCTTTCTCGCATTAATATCTCCTTAACTTTACCTAATTATCTCAATATATCGTCTTCTTTGAAATTACTTAATCTTAAAGGGACTCGACTGCAAGGAAAATTGCCTTATTACATTTTTAATCTTCGATCCATGGAAGTACTCGACTTGTCATCAAACGATTTAGTGG CTGATCTTATCAATATCTCATCTTCTATGAAAACATTGGATCTCAATAACTGTAGTTTGATTGGGTCCTTTATAAATTCTCAACTTAACCCAACACATCTTACTTATCTTGACTTATCGAATAACAAGCTTAATGGGACATTgccaacttgcttgtttactcttCGTTATTTAAAAACTCTCTATTTGTATAATAACATGTTAAGTGGTTATGTACCTTTTGAGTCGTTTGCTCTTCCCTCGCTAAAAACATTAGACATATCTtctaataattttagtagtagccGAGAGTTAGATAAGTTGTTAGCAAGTCTCGCAAATCTTGAATATCTCGATCTCTCATACAGTGGTTTAACTATTATGGCTGGTAATGCTACTCGTTACGTCAACCCAAAATTGAAGCACTTACATTTGGTCTCTTGCAAGATAAATGTATTTCCAACGTCCTTACGATCCATGATCAATCTTGAGAGTTTAGATCTATCTGACAATGAAATCAATGGAGACATTCCTATTTGGGCAGGGGAGATTGGAGCTGACAATCAGTTGTTGAGGTTGAATCTTTCTCATAATTCCATAACAGGCTTGCCACAATTTTTGTGGCATGGATTATATGAACTAGATCTGCAGTCCAATAAGATTCATGGACCACTCCCTCCATCAATTTGCAACATGAGTTCTTTAGATTTACTGGATTTGTCCATGAATGACTTCAGTGGAGTGATTCCACAATGCTTTGGAAATTTTAGCTCCTATCTTACCGTGATGAATATAGCGAATAATAACATTCATGGTACAATTCCAAACACGTTTAGGTTTAGAGACTGTGGATTAAGAGGGCTTATTTTGAAGGGAAATCAGTTACAAGGAGAGTTGCCAACTTCTTTGTCCTACTGTTATTACCTAAAACTTCTTGATTTGGAAAACAACCACTTAAATGGCACATTCCCTAATTGGTTAGAGGATCTTTCGTATCTTCAAGTTCTTAATCTTAAGTCAAACAATTTTCATGGACGAATAGCAACCACTCTTGCTGTTGAATTCCCATTCGAAAACCTGCAAGTTCTTGACTTATCTCATAATAGGTTTGTAGGACAAATTCCAgcaattttttttgaaaatttaaatGCCATGAAAAATATGACAAAAATGGGCACAAAATTGGAGTATTTGGAAATAAATGGCAAGTATTACTCAATCAGTGTTCCCATGAAAGGGATGGAGCGACATTTACCACAAATATATGTTGAATATACAATTATTTGTCTATCGTATAATAAGTTTGAAGGGAAGATTCCGAACATCATTGGATCTCTAAACTCATTGATAGTGCTCGACCTATCCCACAACAACCTCACAGGTCCCATACCAGAAGATCTTGGAAAACTATCACAAATTGAATCATTAGACTTATCATGGAACCAACTTAAAGGAGAGATCCCTCGGAGTCTTGTGGGCTTGACATTTCTCGCGTTCTTAAATATCTCGCATAACAATCTTGTGGGTCGCATTCCGACGGGAAAACAGTTCAACACATTAGAATGGAACTCGTTTGGAGGAAATCCGAATCTATGTGGGCTTCCATTGCCCAAAAAGTGCAATGATAATCCACAAGAACCTCACCTTGagggtgatgaagatgatgaagagaatgGGTTCACGTGGAAAGTGGTTATGTTGGGATATGGTTGTGGAACTGTATTTGGATTGGTGATGGGTTATCTCATGTTGTCAACCAGAAGACCAAAGTGGTTCAGTGCAATCGCTGATGAAGGAGAGCGTATGATCCTGACATGGAGAAAAAAGAGAAGATATATCACATACATAGGAAGATGA
- the LOC139864915 gene encoding sedoheptulose-1,7-bisphosphatase, chloroplastic-like encodes MEKGVACFVRGTILPSVGSQNTTSFASTRSISSSFTTKSLKSSLLFGEALRVTSRSSIKVSKAQNSSLVTKCEIGESLEDFLSKATPDKGLIRLLTCMSEAIRTIAFKVRTASCGGTACVNSFGDEQLAVDMLADKLLFDALTHSHFCKYACSEEVPELQDMGGPVEGGFSVAFDPLDGSSIVDTNFTVGTIFGVWPGDKLTGVTGGDQVAAAMGIYGPRTTYVLAIKGYPGTHEFLLLDEGKWQHVKETTEISEGKMFSPGNLRTTFDNPEYDTLINYYVKEKYTLRYTGGMVPDVNQIIVKEKGVFTNVISPTTKAKLRLLFEVAPLGLLIENAGGYSSDGTQSVLDKVIVNLDDRTQVAYGSKNEIIRFEETLYGSSRLKSGVPVGASA; translated from the exons ATGGAGAAAGGGGTGGCGTGCTTTGTACGTGGGACAATCTTACCAAGTGTTGGTTCTCAAAATACAACTTCATTTGCATCTACAAGGTCCATTTCTTCATCTTTCACCACCAAG agTCTAAAATCAAGCTTGTTATTTGGAGAAGCATTGAGAGTGACATCAAGATCGTCAATCAAGGTTtcaaaggcacaaaattcctcacTCGTAACCAAATGTGAAATCGGTGAAAGCCTG GAAGATTTTTTATCAAAGGCAACACCAGACAAGGGTTTGATCAGATTGTTGACTTGCATGAGTGAAGCGATCAGGACCATTGCATTTAAAGTTCGAACTGCGTCTTGTGGTGGGACAGCGTGTGTCAACTCGTTTGGTGATGAACAGCTCGCAGTCGACATGCTTGCTGACAAGCTATTGTTTGAT GCATTGACTCACTCACATTTCTGCAAATATGCTTGTTCTGAAGAAGTTCCTGAACTTCAAGACATGGGTGGTCCAGTCGAAG GTGGATTCAGTGTCGCTTTTGATCCTCTTGATGGGTCCAGCATTGTTGACACAAACTTCACTGTGGGCACGATCTTTGGCGTATGGCCAGGAGATAAGCTAACCGGTGTGACTGGTGGAGACCAAGTGGCTGCAGCCATGGGTATTTATGGACCAAGAACCACCTATGTTCTTGCTATTAAAGGTTACCCTGGAACCCATGAGTTTCTTCTTCTTGATGAAG GCAAATGGCAACATGTGAAAGAAACAACAGAAATTTCAGAAGGGAAGATGTTTTCACCGGGAAATCTGAGAACTACATTCGATAACCCAGAATATGACACG CTGATCAACTACTATGTTAAAGAAAAGTACACTTTGCGGTACACTGGCGGAATGGTGCCCGATGTTAACCAG ATTATTGTGAAAGAAAAGGGTGTTTTCACAAATGTGATATCACCAACAACGAAAGCCAAACTAAGGCTTCTATTCGAGGTGGCTCCGTTAGGACTATTAATCGAAAACGCTGGTGGTTACAGCAGTGATGGAACACAGTCCGTTTTAGATAAAGTGATTGTGAACCTTGATGATAGGACACAAGTAGCTTATGGTTCTAAAAACGAGATCATCAGGTTCGAAGAGACACTATATGGTTCATCAAGGCTCAAGTCAGGTGTCCCTGTCGGCGCTTCAGCTTAA